A region of Diceros bicornis minor isolate mBicDic1 chromosome 9, mDicBic1.mat.cur, whole genome shotgun sequence DNA encodes the following proteins:
- the EXOSC8 gene encoding exosome complex component RRP43: MAAGFKTVEPLEYYRRFLKENCRPDGRELGEFRTTTVNIGSISTADGSALVKLGNTTVICGIKAEFAAPPTDAPDKGYVVPNVDLPPLCSSRFRSGPPGEEAQVASQFIADVIENSQIIQKEDLCISPGKLAWVLYCDLICLDYDGNILDACTFALLAALKNVQLPEVTINEETALAEVNLKKKSFLNIRTHPVATSFAVFDDTLLIVDPTGEEEHLATGTLTVVMDEEGKLCCLHKPGGSGLTGAKLQDCMSRAVTRHKEVKKLMDEVMNSMKPK, from the exons ATGGCGGCCGGGTTCAA AACTGTGGAACCTCTGGAGTATTACAGGAGATTTTTG aaagagaACTGCCGTCCTGATGGAAGAGAACTTGGTGAATTCAGAACCACAACTGTCAACATAG GTTCAATTAGTACTGCCGATGGTTCTGCTTTAGTGAAGCTGGGAAATACTACAGTAATTTGTGGAATTAAAGCG GAATTTGCAGCACCACCAACAGATGCCCCTGATAAAGGATATGTTG TTCCTAATGTGGATCTACCACCTCTGTGTTCATCGAGATTTCGGTCTGGACCTCCTGGAGAAGAGGCCCAAGTGGCTAGCCAGTTCATTGCAGATGTCATTGAAAA TTCACAGATAATTCAGAAAGAGGACTTATGCATTTCTCCAGGAAAG CTTGCTTGGGTTCTATACTGTGATCTCATTTGCCTCGACTATGATGGAAACATTTTGGATGCCTGTACATTTGCTTTGTTAGCAGCTTTAAAAAATG TACAGTTGCCTGAAGTTaccataaatgaagaaactgcttTAGCAGaagttaatttaaagaaaaaaagttttttgaatATTAGAACTCATCCAGTTGCAACTTCCTTTGCTGTGTTTGATGA cACTCTGCTCATAGTTGACCCTACTGGAGAGGAGGAACATCTGGCGACCGGAACCTTAACAGTAGTAATGGATGAGGAAGGCAAGCTATGTTGTCTTCACAAACCAG GTGGAAGTGGGCTAACTGGAGCTAAACTTCAGGACTGTATGAGCCGAGCAGTTACAAGacacaaagaagtaaaaaaacTGATGGATGAAGTAATGAACAGTATGAAACCCAAATAA